CGCCATCATCGACCAGCTGTGGCGCGTCGACGACCCCTCCACCGCCCAGGTGCTCGAGGCGCTGGCCGACACGACCGACCGCAAGATCGCCAAAGCGGCGCGCAAGGCCCTGTTCAAACACCGCAGCGCCGCGCCGAACCATGCGGGATGATCCCAGGGCGCGACGGACGCGCACCCGCGCGAGACAGGAGACGCAATGGACTACAGGCTCGAGCTGGTCCTGCTGCCCGTGACCGATGTCGACCGGGCCAAGGCCTTCTACGACGCCATCGGATTCAACCTCGACGTCGACCATCAACCGGACGAGGAGTTCCGGGTCGTGCAGTTCACGCCACCCGGCTCGGCGTGTTCGGTGTCGTTCGGCATCGGCATCACGGCTGCGGAACCGGGTTCGGTGCAGGGCCTGCATCTGGTCGTGCGCGACATCGCGGCCGCCCACGCCGAGCTGACCGAACGCGGCGCCGACGTCAGCGCGATACGACACATGACACCGGAGGGATGGAAGCCCGGCCCCGACCCGGAGCACGCTCGTTTCAACTCGTTCGCTGACTTCGCCGACCCCGACGGCAACACCTGGATCCTCCAGGAGGTCGACTACGAGCCGGCCACGGCGTAGACACCGCTCACCGAGGCCGCCCTCATCCCTGACTGGTGCAGGAACGCCCGAATCCCGGGTGCGACAGCCGATGGACGTCGACCGTGTACTGGCAGGTGCGTCACATGAATGCACGCCTGGCGTGTCAGCGGGGGCTCAGGACCTCGCCTGGCGCGTCGGCGACGTCGGTGTGGCCACCTCCCAGGTGGTGGCGCAGCTGATCGACCCACGCGCGCAGCTCGACCTCGCCGCTGTAGTCCGAATGCAGGGCCAGGGCCGAGAACGCCTCACGGATGGGGTCGGGGCCGCCCGGCACGCCGTCGGCTAACGGCAGCTCGTCGATCACCGGCTGGAGCGCCGGGTCGTCGAGCATCCGGTCCACCGTGGCCAGCTCGGTCCCGGTGAACAGCGCCTTGCCGACGTAGTCGGTCGCCCGGAAGAAGTTGCGCCACGCCATGTCCGACGAGATCTCGCCGT
The DNA window shown above is from Euzebyales bacterium and carries:
- a CDS encoding VOC family protein, encoding MDYRLELVLLPVTDVDRAKAFYDAIGFNLDVDHQPDEEFRVVQFTPPGSACSVSFGIGITAAEPGSVQGLHLVVRDIAAAHAELTERGADVSAIRHMTPEGWKPGPDPEHARFNSFADFADPDGNTWILQEVDYEPATA